Proteins found in one Triticum aestivum cultivar Chinese Spring chromosome 4D, IWGSC CS RefSeq v2.1, whole genome shotgun sequence genomic segment:
- the LOC123098118 gene encoding serpin-Z1: protein MATEAMAGAVRDLAALSMRFLLHLGGNQTNLAFSPLSFHYVLVLLAAGATGDTLNQIVSFLGPSGGMAHASLASHAASAFLARGNGSEPDVRCGVGLWVDSSLRLRPAFADMVASRYNATAQAMPFQEKPDEARVEINRWFEDRTGGLIKELMPEGHLDSDTALVIGNALYLRGSWLRPFDREDTVDGDFFLADGSSVRVPFMTSGIRQRISSHPGFKVLQLPYDSGRVGGRHSFSMHIYLPDERDGLQALIRELSSDTGGFLNRSAPAQAVEVGYFKIPKFKVSRKVEASDLLKDMGLERPFCFSHDFAEMVDYSEPLAVRSVLHECVVEVDEDGTMAAAATEAHIMTGCSIGWEEPVRVDFVADHPFLFLIREDESGIVLFAGQVVNPEL from the exons ATGGCCACGGAGGCCATGGCCGGCGCCGTGAGGGACCTGGCCGCCCTCTCCATGCGGTTCCTCCTCCACCTCGGCGGCAACCAAACCAACCTGGCCTTCTCCCCGCTGTCGTTCCACTATGTCCTCGTCCTTCTCGCTGCCGGTGCCACGGGCGACACCCTCAACCAgatcgtctccttcctaggccccTCCGGCGGCATGGCGCACGCATCCCTCGCGTCCCATGCAGCCTCTGCTTTCCTCGCTCGGGGCAATGGCTCGGAGCCCGACGTCCGGTGCGGCGTAGGCCTTTGGGTGGATTCGTCGCTCCGGCTTAGGCCTGCCTTCGCAGACATGGTCGCCTCCCGGTACAATGCCACAGCTCAAGCCATGCCTTTCCAAGAAAAG CCTGACGAGGCGAGAGTTGAGATCAACCGCTGGTTCGAGGACAGGACAGGCGGCCTGATCAAAGAACTCATGCCGGAGGGCCACCTCGACAGCGACACCGCCCTGGTCATCGGCAACGCGCTCTACCTGAGAGGCTCATGGCTGCGCCCGTTCGATCGCGAAGACACAGTGGACGGCGACTTCTTCTTGGCCGACGGGAGCAGTGTGCGCGTGCCGTTCATGACGAGCGGAATCCGCCAGCGCATCAGCTCCCATCCAGGCTTCAAAGTACTGCAGCTGCCCTACGATTCCGGCAGGGTCGGCGGCAGGCACAGCTTCAGCATGCACATCTATCTCCCCGACGAGCGCGACGGGCTGCAGGCGCTGATCCGCGAGCTCAGCTCCGACACGGGCGGGTTCCTGAACCGCAGCGCCCCCGCGCAGGCGGTGGAAGTGGGGTACTTCAAGATCCCCAAGTTCAAGGTGTCGCGCAAGGTGGAAGCGTCGGACCTGCTGAAGGACATGGGGCTGGAGCGACCGTTCTGCTTTTCACATGACTTCGCGGAGATGGTTGACTACTCGGAACCTCTCGCGGTGCGTAGCGTGCTACACGAGTGCGTGGTTGAGGTCGACGAGGATGGAACCATGGCCGCGGCGGCCACCGAAGCTCacatcatgacgggctgctccatCGGATGGGAGGAGCCGGTGCGTGTCGACTTCGTTGCAGATCACCCGTTCCTGTTCCTCATCAGGGAGGACGAGAGTGGCATAGTGCTTTTTGCAGGGCAAGTCGTCAATCCCGAGCTCTAG
- the LOC123098119 gene encoding prolyl 3-hydroxylase 1 isoform X2, with protein MATTAASPPPTAAEDNVRLLLPGFLSPETCKELEFVHRSCGTAGYRPSVVSTSLPHLAATGCGHLLLPFVPIRERLRDAVESFFSCHFDLFVEFTGLVSWCKGASIGWHSDDNKPYLRQRAFTAVCYLNNHGKDFKGGLLKFQDGEPSSVIPVAGDAVIYTADNRNVHCVDEVTEGERLTLTLWFTRDSSFDEDPKLLSFLSQTSLSYEPADQNSYIPLPASDNMYWFSYDQSGFDIRCARMHILGFSFRASSDEDSKSTSAAPADDPIELLGKPLRIGRADDVFGKIFANSLHALQVTSGIFSAN; from the exons atggccaccaccgccgcttcgccgccgccgaccgccgccgagGACAACGTCCGCCTCCTTCTCCCTGGATTCCTCTCCCCCGAGACCTGCAAG GAGCTGGAGTTCGTGCACCGGAGCTGCGGGACGGCGGGGTACCGGCCTTCGGTGGTGTCTACATCGCTGCCGCATCTAGCTGCCACCGGCTGCGGCCACCTACTCCTCCCCTTCGTGCCCATCCGCGAGCGACTGCGCGACGccgtcgagtccttcttctcctGCCACTTCGACCTCTTCGTCGAGTTCACCGGACTAGTCAG TTGGTGCAAGGGTGCTTCTATTGGATGGCACAGTGACGACAACAAACCTTACCTTAGGCAAAGAGCCTTCACG GCTGTCTGCTACTTGAACAATCATGGAAAGGACTTTAAGGGTGGACTGTTGAAGTTTCAGGATGGTGAACCCTCCTCTGTTATTCCAGTTGCTGGT GATGCTGTCATCTACACTGCTGATAATCGTAATGTCCATTGTGTAGATGAG GTAACTGAGGGTGAAAGGCTCACACTTACTCTTTGGTTCACTAGAGATAGTTCCTTTGACGAGGATCCAAAGCTCCTTAGTTTTCTATCCCAGACATCACTGAGCTATGAGCCAGCTGATCAGAACTCTTACATTCCTTTGCCGGCCTCAGATAACATGTACTGGTTTTCCTACGATCAGTCTGGCTTTGACATACGATGTGCTAGAATGCACATTCTTGGGTTTAGTTTTCGTGCAAGCAGCGATGAAGACAGTAAGAGTACATCTGCTGCACCAGCTGATGACCCCATAGAGTTGCTTGGGAAGCCACTGCGAATTGGGAGAGCAGATGATGTCTTTGGGAAGATATTTGCCAACAGCTTGCATGCTCTTCAG GTCACATCTGGCATCTTTTCTGCTAATTGA
- the LOC123098119 gene encoding uncharacterized protein isoform X1 encodes MATTAASPPPTAAEDNVRLLLPGFLSPETCKELEFVHRSCGTAGYRPSVVSTSLPHLAATGCGHLLLPFVPIRERLRDAVESFFSCHFDLFVEFTGLVSWCKGASIGWHSDDNKPYLRQRAFTAVCYLNNHGKDFKGGLLKFQDGEPSSVIPVAGDAVIYTADNRNVHCVDEVTEGERLTLTLWFTRDSSFDEDPKLLSFLSQTSLSYEPADQNSYIPLPASDNMYWFSYDQSGFDIRCARMHILGFSFRASSDEDSKSTSAAPADDPIELLGKPLRIGRADDVFGKIFANSLHALQVVQFYYWKAPELASRRNQTTGGSETVCYPTIQVQRSSGTELPLPCNHGLAQTIFGSYGNVDSVIEWDDVVLALAMWENYSEELKRKLSIFLPNWLSNGTIFVVDPSEPTQVCGEGN; translated from the exons atggccaccaccgccgcttcgccgccgccgaccgccgccgagGACAACGTCCGCCTCCTTCTCCCTGGATTCCTCTCCCCCGAGACCTGCAAG GAGCTGGAGTTCGTGCACCGGAGCTGCGGGACGGCGGGGTACCGGCCTTCGGTGGTGTCTACATCGCTGCCGCATCTAGCTGCCACCGGCTGCGGCCACCTACTCCTCCCCTTCGTGCCCATCCGCGAGCGACTGCGCGACGccgtcgagtccttcttctcctGCCACTTCGACCTCTTCGTCGAGTTCACCGGACTAGTCAG TTGGTGCAAGGGTGCTTCTATTGGATGGCACAGTGACGACAACAAACCTTACCTTAGGCAAAGAGCCTTCACG GCTGTCTGCTACTTGAACAATCATGGAAAGGACTTTAAGGGTGGACTGTTGAAGTTTCAGGATGGTGAACCCTCCTCTGTTATTCCAGTTGCTGGT GATGCTGTCATCTACACTGCTGATAATCGTAATGTCCATTGTGTAGATGAG GTAACTGAGGGTGAAAGGCTCACACTTACTCTTTGGTTCACTAGAGATAGTTCCTTTGACGAGGATCCAAAGCTCCTTAGTTTTCTATCCCAGACATCACTGAGCTATGAGCCAGCTGATCAGAACTCTTACATTCCTTTGCCGGCCTCAGATAACATGTACTGGTTTTCCTACGATCAGTCTGGCTTTGACATACGATGTGCTAGAATGCACATTCTTGGGTTTAGTTTTCGTGCAAGCAGCGATGAAGACAGTAAGAGTACATCTGCTGCACCAGCTGATGACCCCATAGAGTTGCTTGGGAAGCCACTGCGAATTGGGAGAGCAGATGATGTCTTTGGGAAGATATTTGCCAACAGCTTGCATGCTCTTCAG GTGGTTCAGTTTTACTACTGGAAAGCACCTGAGCTGGCATCAAGGAGAAACCAGACTACTGGTGGTTCAGAAACAGTTTGCTATCCTACTATACAAGtacaacggtcaagtggaacggaACTTCCATTACCGTGTAACCATGGACTTGCACAAACCATATTTGGATCATATGGCAATGTGGATTCTGTTATTGAATGGGATGATGTTGTGTTAGCTCTTGCTATGTGGGAGAATTATTCAGAAGAATTGAAGAGAAAGTTGTCGATATTCTTGCCAAATTGGCTGTCCAATGGAACCATTTTTGTTGTAGATCCCTCCGAGCCCACCCAGGTATGTGGCGAAGGGAACTAA
- the LOC123098121 gene encoding purple acid phosphatase 3 codes for MARSSMAAVLAVLAVAALRCAPAAAELPLVEHPAKNDGSLSLLVIGDWGRNGTYNQSRVADQMGKVGERLDIDFVVSTGDNFYEDGLTGVHDQQFEESFTNIYTAQSLQKPWYLVLGNHDYRGNALAQLDPVMRKLDERFVCMRSFIVNAEIVEFFFIDTTPFQLKYWTHPKDSHYDWRGVAPRENYIANLLKDLDEAMKKSTAKWKIAIGHHTIRSVSDHGDTKELLQLLLPVLKVNGIDFYINGHDHCLEHISSRDSPIQYFTSGGGSKAWRGVYQPNDDKLQFFYDGQGFMSLQLNQDQADFIFYDVSGKVLYKWSSRKTNYFQPSIYVTAE; via the exons ATGGCGAGGAGTTCCATGGCCGCGGTGCTCGCCGTCCTGGCcgtggcggcgctccggtgcgCGCCGGCCGCCGCGGAGCTCCCGCTGGTGGAGCACCCGGCCAAGAACGACGGGTCGCTCAGCCTGCTCGTCATCGGGGACTGGGGCCGCAACGGCACCTACAACCAATCCAGGGTCGCGGACCAG ATGGGGAAGGTCGGGGAGAGGCTGGACATCGACTTCGTGGTCTCCACCGGCGACAACTTCTACGAGGACGGCCTCACGGGCGTTCATGACCAGCAGTTCGAGGAATCCTTCACCAATATCTACACCGCCCAGAGCTTGCAGAAGCCGTGGTATCTCG TTCTTGGAAACCATGACTACCGGGGCAATGCGCTTGCACAGCTTGACCCAGTCATGCGCAAGCTCGATGAGCGATTCGTTTGCATGAGATCATTCATTGTCAATGCAG AGATCGTGGAGTTCTTCTTCATCGACACTACTCCATTCCAGCTCAAGTACTGGACTCACCCTAAAGACAGTCACTATGACTGGAGAGGAGTGGCGCCTCGAGAAAACTACATAGCTAATCTGCTGAAG GATTTGGATGAGGCAATGAAGAAATCAACTGCAAAGTGGAAGATCGCTATTGGGCATCATACCATCAGGAGCGTCAGTGATCATGGGGACACCAAGGAGCTCCTGCAATTGCTTCTTCCAGTCCTCAAG GTTAACGGCATCGACTTCTACATCAATGGGCACGACCACTGCCTGGAACACATTAGCAGCAGAGACAG TCCGATCCAATACTTCACTAGCGGAGGCGGTTCAAAAGCATGGAGGGGAGTCTACCAGCCAAATGATGATAAGCTCCAGTTCTTTTATGATGGGCAAGGGTTCATGTCCCTCCAGCTAAACCAGGACCAAGCTGACTTCATCTTTTATGATGTTTCTGGGAAAGTCTTGTACAAGTGGAGCTCGCGCAAAACAAACTACTTCCAGCCCTCCATCTATGTCACTGCAGAATGA